The Moritella sp. F3 genomic interval AATTTAGTTAATACATTCTTAGGTCCAAATTCGATAAAGATGCGACCACCATCAGCATAGATATTGTCTATTTCTTGATTGAAATGAACAGATTCCAACATATGGTTTTTCAGGTTTTTCTTAATTTCATTCGGTTTACTTGAATGCACTAAGCCTGTGCCATTAGCAAATACAGGAATGCTTGGCGCTTTAAATTTAGCGCTATCAACCGCTTTAGCAAATGGTTTTTGAGCGTGGCCAACTAATGGAGTATGGAATGCAGCAGATACCGGCAGTGGCACAACTTTAAAACCAGCATTGCTCAAGGCAGTAACAGCAACACTCACCTGCGCACTCGTACCAGCAATAACAACCTGGTTATTCGAGTTGTAGTTAGCAATAGAGACATCATCAATCGTATCAATGATAGCAGCTACTTGCAGTGGGTCACCGACAACAGCGGCCATCTTACCCGCATCAAAATCTTGTTGCTCTGGCGCAGCCATTGCTTGACCACGACTACGCGCTAACATCATGTAATCGCTTTCGCTTAATACATCTGCAGCCCATAATGCCGTTAACTCACCGAAGCTATGACCCGCAGCGAAATCAGCTTTAAAGCCTGCTTGTTGGAAAGTCTTGAACAGACCAACACTCAAGCTACCAATCGCAGGTTGTGCATGTTGAGTTAGACGTAATTGCTCTTCTTGTAGCTTACGCTCTGCATCCGTGTAAACAGGAATAGGGAAAGTCACGGCAGACAATTGGCCTAAGCCAGCCGCACAGAACTCTTTATCCATCGCTGCTGCACTGTGCATCATGCTTGGGAAGTTACAAGTTAACTCTCGTCCCATGTTCACATATTGCGAACCTTGCCCTGAGAATAGTGCAACCACTTTACCCGTTGCATCAATACCAGCTTGGCGATAGTAAACCCCAGTAGGTACTGACCATGTCGTTTTATCTGCATTAGCATTAAATTGTTTCAATGCCGTATCAATCATAGCTATCGCTTCGTTGGCATTACGCGCAACAAAACCTAAACGAGCTTGGTTAACGGAAGGCGTTTTTAACGGCCATGTTGTCACTAACTCGTTAAATACAAATGCTTGCTGGTCGGCATCGACAGCCAATTTAGTGCGCCAGTTATTTAGCTCAGCAATGATACCTTGTTGATCATTTGCCGATATCAACACAGTTTGACTCACTGAATTTAAGCGATACGCGCTATCGTGACCCGGACGGTACTCTTCTAAAATAATATGGAAGTTCGTACCACCAAAACCAAATGAACTGATACCAGCACGACGTGGAATACCATCTTCACGTGGCATCCAAGGACGCGTTTCGCTGTTTAGATATAACGGGCTATTTTTGATATCCAAAGCTTCGCTTGGCTTATCGATATGAATCGTTGCAGGTAGGATTTTATGATGTAATGCTAATGCTGCCTTGATCATACCCGCAGAACCAGCCGCAGATTTAGTATGACCAATTTGCGATTTAACTGAGCCTAACGCGATATGTTGCTTTTCATCACTGGCAGCGCCAAAGTGTTTAGTTAGACCAGCAAATTCCGCGGCATCACCCGCTTTAGTACCCGTACCATGGCCTTCAATTAGTCCACATGTTTCAGGGGCAAAACCTGCATCTTCATAAGCACGTTTCAACGCCTTTGCTTGGCCATCTGGGCGCGGAGCATAAATAGATTTGAAACGACCGTCAGAAGACGTGCCAATCCCTTTTAATACTGAATAGATTTTGTCGCCGTCACGTTCAGCATCTTCGAGACGTTTAAACGCCATCATGCCGATACCTTCACCAACGAGCATACCTTTTGAATCGTCATCAAACGGACGGATATCATCGTTAGTGGTAAAAGCCGGCGTTTTTGAGAATGACATATACATGAATGGCGAGTTATCACAACATACGCCACCCGAGATCATCACTTCTGAACGATATTCAAGTAAATCAGAGATCGCCATTTTTACTGCAGCAAGGGAGCCGGCGCATGCCGCATCAACCACACAGTTAGTACCGCCAAAATCGAAGCGGTTAGCAATTCGACCAGCAATCACGTTGCCTAACATGCCTGGGAATGAGTTCTCTTCCCAGCCGATGTAAGCTTTTTTGAATTTGTCGATGATCATAGCGCGATCATCTTCATCAACCCCTGAGGCTTTTAATACTTTTTCTAATACAGGGCCTTGTAAGCGTGAGGTTAATGGCGAAATTTGTTTCTGACCACCACCGACACCGAGCGTGATACCAATTTTATCATGGTCATAATCACTGCCTATACCGGCATCACTTAATACGTCACGAGCAACAATTAATGACAGAAGTTGTGCAATGTCAGTTAACTCTAGAATATTTGGCGGTAAACCAAATTCCATCGGATCAAAATCAAGTTCAGGGATGAAACCACCGCGTTTGCAGTATGTCTTATCCGCTGCTTTCTTGTCTGCCGAGTAATGGTCGTCAATGTTCCAGCGATCGCTAGGTACATCAATAATAGCGTCCACAGAGTCAACGATGTTATCCCAGAATTGATCCAGGTTTTTAGCATCTGCAAAAACCGATGCCATACCAATGATTGCAATCGGACATTCTTGCAAGCGAGAATTTAACTGTTGATCATCACTACTTAACACATCCTTGGCGTGCTTAATCGATGTGGTTTTCTTTTTAGCCATTGCGTTATTGCTCCTGTAAGGATCTATTTTGTGCACTAAAAACAATGCTCATCAAAACGTTCATTTGAACTCTAGATACAAACCTAGCGTACAAGTGTACTCTTAAATGGCGAAAAAAATCTACCATCGTTCATTTGATAAAATGCTTGAGGTAGATTTAGTTGTTTTAAATTTTATTCCAATCGATTTGAAATTGAACTCAAACGTTCAAAGTCCTAATTGTTATAATTTATACTTGCAACAATATACATAGCTTTAAAAATCACTACAATCCCACTAACAATGGCTAAAAAGCTAACTGATTAGACCAGGTAAACGCTAAAATAACAGATTAAAGTTTATGTTAATTTCATGACTTGGTGGATATTAGGCATGTTTTCACTCTATTTACACCATAATTAATTGCATTTAAGTTAAATTCCGTCTTTATAAAATATAAATAACTAACAAATTAATCATCTAAAATTTGTCTGATATCTCACTTTGGCGTACATTTGTACGCCTTAACACAGCTGAAAATAAATTAAAAATTACATTAAATTACACAGGTAGGCGGTTATTAAATCACAATCAAGCATTAATAGATTAAATACTCAGTTGGCATTAAGCCTAACTTAGGCAAAATAAATAGAGAAAAACAGGATAAGTTTGGATCCGTTAGTATTAATCCTTGTTCATGGCAGCTAATACATCATCAGGTATTGGTTGTAAGCGTTTTTGTTTATCTAAGCACACCATTTCAATGTCACCAATAACCGCCGCTTTAGTCGAGTTAGGACGCCAAACTTCCTGACGCCAGATAGTTTTGTATTTACCGTCGAGTACAAAGGAAGTTCGAATATCACAAACTTCAGCAAATTCGACCCCATCCTGAAAAGTCATATTGGCTTTATACACCGCAAAACCCAGGCCACGTTCATTCCAAAGTGTCGCTAATAGATCACTATCAATCACATGCTCACGTGCACGTTCAAAATATTTTAAAAAGTTAGGGTGATAAACGACACCAGAATGGTCGGTATCTTCATAATAAATTTGTACTGGATGGTGGTATATCTTTGTCATTGCAGAAATTAACTCAATTGATCAAATGGCTAAAATATATAGCATATAGATAAATGTGAAAAATAACAGGGCTATGTCATCGGATGTTATGTTGGCTGTTGTGCTAAGAGTATTGTGTTAAGAGTATTATGCGAAGGTCTTATGCTGAAAGTGCTATGTTGAAACGAGTGGAAGATATTCGAGGATAATTACATGCTGAATTAACGAGTCCTGCTTATAGTACTTATATTGACTATAAACAGAGGCTCGTTGGTGTGGAGACATTTAGTCTTCAGACACCATTTTTATATATAGCGCTTCTACTTTATCACGTGCCCAAGGGGTTTTACGTAAAAATTTAAGACTAGACTTAACACTTGGATTCTCAGTAAAACAACGAATATTGACGTAGTATCCAAGACCATCCCAACCATATTTAGCAACAAGGCTGTTAATTATGTTTTCGAGAGTTATGCCGTGAAGTGGGTTATTTATTTGAGTCATGTTTACCGTGATAAGTTGTTTATGGTTAATAGAAAATCAGTATAACACAAGATTTGGCTAAAATTAGACATCACAGAACGACTGTGAGGCTATCATTAGCCATTTTTCTAATGTATAAATCCGTGTGGCCCCGCTATTTGTCGCCGTTGCTAGCAAGTTTATCACCAAACCATTTGCTAAAGACGTTCTTTTTGACCTCGCTAGTGATGAAACTTTGTTTCAACTCCATAAGACTGTCATGTTGATCTTTTGCAGCATCATAACCAATCTGATAGATCTCCCGTAATGATTTTTCATCAGTTGCAAACGTATTGTAATTCAACAGCGCCTCAGGATAAATTTGCACATCACATTGCGACAATTTATCTAATTCAGCCCCACTGCCCTGCAGCGTAAACGCACGTAATACCACATCTTTGATACTCGAGAGTTCTTCAGCTTCAACCTGACGAATAGGCGATACGTACACGCCAATGATTTTATCGCAATCATCTTCAATAACACTTACAGGGAAGTGATTAACAATACCGCCATCTGAATACACTTGATCATCTATAATCATAGGCGAGAAAACTAAAGGGTAACTTGCCGAAGCCAGTAATGCATTAATAACGGAGCCATCTTTAAATATATGCTCTTTACCGAGTAGCATATTGGTCGCAACAATGCGTAATTCGGGGTTAAGGTACTCAAAACTATCTTCAGGGATATATTTAAGCACTTCAGGATATAATTTTGCAGGGTCTATAAAACCAGCTCGAGCGCGGGTAAACTTCCAAGAAAAAGGTTTAACATCAATGAAGAATTGCAAAATATCATCAATTTCAAGCCCTGAACAATAAAGCGCCCCAACCATAGAGCCAGCACTTGTACCCGCAATTACATTCGGTCTTATATCTTGCTCTAACAGGTATTTTAATACACCAAGATGAGCAATACCTTTCGCGCCACCGCCAGAAAGGACTAAGCCAATTTTATGTTTAGCACTATCCATCTATTTCTTTAACCCTTTAATCAACGTTAATCACTTTATATTACGCTATATTAATAGTTTATGTACCCTTTATAATACGCGCTATCGCATTCTTTATAAAAGAATTTATAAACTATAGATATAAAAAAAGAGAGCATACGCTCTCTTTTTTGTAATATCAATATGGCAACTTAAAGTTGGTGAACAGATGCCGTATTCGTTGTGCCTGATGGTACTAGTGCACCTGATACCATCACAACAATATCACCTTCTTTAGCTAGGCCAGTTGCTAGCGCAAGCTCTTTACCTTTACGGTAAAACTCATCAGTGCTATCAATCTGCTCAACGATGCAGCTGCTTACGCCTTTAGTTAGGCATAATTGTTGCGCTGCTTTTTCATTAGTTGTAATCGCTAAGATATTCGCTTTCGGGAAATATTTACGTACCGATTTAGCAGATTTACCACCGCGTGTAGCAACAACGATAAGTGGAGCAGACAATTTTTCAGTCGTCTCTACCGCGCCTTTACACACAGCTTCTGTAATACGCATGCTTTTAGCTACAATATTCGCACCTAAATCCGAAGTCATTGAGTTATCAGTACGCTCACAGATATTTGCCATGATAGACACAGCTTCAACTGGGTATTTACCTTTAGCTGTTTCGCCAGAAAGCATTACCGCATCTGTACCATCAAGTACAGCATTGGCAACATCGCCAGCTTCTGCACGTGTAGGACGTGGGTTACTGATCATTGAATCAAGCATTTGTGTTGCAGTGATTACAACTTTACCTGCTTTATTACATTTTTTGATCATCATCTTCTGTGCCATGATCACTTCTTCAACAGGGATCTCAACACCTAGATCACCACGAGCAACCATGATGCCGTCAGATTCAGCAAGGATCTCATCGAAATTATCTACACCTTCTTGGTTTTCAATTTTAGAGATAATTTGAATGTTTTCGCCACCGTGATTAAATAATACTTCACGAATTTCTCTTACGTCATCCGCTTTACGGATGAATGATGCAGCAACAAAATCAACTTCTTGCTCACAACCAAACGCAAGGTCGGCTTTATCTTTTTCAGATAATGCTGGCAGACCTACACTGATGTTAGGTAAGTTAACGCCTTTGTTTTCACCAAGTGCGCCCGTGTTTAATACTTTACATTTAACTTCAGTGTCTGTTGTTTCAGTCACTTCCATTTCAATCAAGCCGTCATCAACAAGGATGATTGCGCCAGGATTAAGGTCTTTAGCAAAGCCAGCATACGTTACAGCTACACAGTCTTTATTACCAACAACGTTAATATCTGTTGTAAATGTAAATGACTGACCAACAGTTAATATGACATCTTCACCGTTTTCTAATTTAATTGTGCGGATTTCTGGACCTTTAGTATCCAGTAAAACAGCAATCTTTTTATTTAAGTTTTCACTTACTTGACGGATATTTTGAATACGTACTGAATGTTCAGCAAAGTTACCGTGAGAGAAGTTTAAACGCATCACGTTCATGCCTGCATTAACAAGCTCTGTTAGTTTCTCTACTGATTCAGTTTTTGGACCAATTGTACAAACAATTTTAGTCTTTTTCATTCTTATAGCTCCGATGGGATATTTTATATTCTTGTAAAATTCGTGTTCTTACTTATAGTCTAGATGAGAAAGTTATTGTCATAACTGAGAATGCGACTATAAATAAATTATTTATTGAAACGAAATAGCTTTTACTGAAACGATATCGCTTTCATATGAAACCAATTATAACAAGTATCTATTAAAAAAAATAGATAGCGTTACGTAAAGAAAGGTAGAATCTATACCTAGATCAAGTTTATTCGACTCTTAAGACTAAAAACAAAGCAAGTACAGGCTAAATCATCATTAGATGTTACGTAAATGGCTTTTTTGTTATTACTTTGGGGGGTATTCAGTGGGGAATAAACACCATATACAACGAAGCTTATGGTGTTTATTAAACTTAATTAGTAGATCTTTTTACCATCTGGACGAGTTCTCAATAACCTGAGTGTCCACATGTATTGGTCAACACCACAATTAATTAAGGCTTCGATCTCTTTATTCATCATCACAGCATCCTGCTCTGGACTTTCCGATGGGAAGTTTTGCATTGCTGGTCGAATAAAGGTCTCGAATTTACCCAATGATTCATTATACGCAGCATAAACAGGAACAACCACAGCATCTGTTTTTTCCGCAAGTTTTCCCATCACAGGCAATGTGGCTTTTTGAGTAGCAAATAAAGGGGCAAACACGCTGCGTTTAGGACCATGATCTTCATCAGGTAAATAGTAACAACTTTCGCCACTTTTAAGTGACTTAATCAAAGCCCCTAGCCCAGCCTTACGGTGATAAACGGTGCCACCAAACATAGCGCGTTGGCGTGTCATCAGCCAATCGAACAGCTCATTATCAGAGTTGTTAAACATAGTACAAAATGGCGCGCCATAAGAAGCAATGTGTAGACCTGCAAAATCAATAGCGAAACTATGCGGCACTAATAAGATACAAGCCTTACCCTGTTCAAGTAATGGGAATAAATTCTCACCACCATGAACAATCATACGATTACGATTATAGGCACGGCTACGGGCACTTGGCTCTGCATAGCTTAAGATCGTTTGACAAAAAGTAACTAGATTGACCATGATAATACGGTCTTGCTCTGCATCATCCATTTCAGGAAAACACATAGATAAATTGATCTTTGCTACCTTCTTGCGCTTCGCCATCATTTTTAGACTAAATAATTTTGTTGCTATAAATCGGGCAAACTTATCGCGAGGCTTCACGGGCATAAAAGCTAATAAGTATATTGCAAACACGCCGAACCACACAGGCCAAAACTTAGGTAGCAAAAACGTCTTTTTAAAAGAAAGGTCGTACGGTTTATATTTATCAGACATATAATTTTATTAAACCTATTTAAATTACAAAAATATTACAGAGAACAAGCTGATTAGTTTATGCAGTTATGCTAGCAAAACCAACTGTTTTTTAAATTTCTATACTATGTGTCGTGTTTTAGTACGTTATTAATCAATGCTAATAGCTAAATTTAGCTGTAATTTCATCATTTAGTGTAAAAAAAGCTGTTCAACTCATTCATTTTACATATATTTTACACTTATCCCAAATTGCCATTGAGATATAGCGGTTTATCATGATAAATTTAATGTATGTGGATTATTATTGTTTTTAAATTATTTACTTATAACGTTTAAAACACTAATTAGTATCACCTTGCGTTGAATGGATTCAATCGTGCCTGCTTTATACATTAAGGTCTACATTGGTCTATTACCTCGCCACTACAATTAATGGATCTTCACTTTTACGCCATTAAATTATCGATTCCACATTGAAATGCATTTTTTATAAATGTTTTATCATTAAAGTTTGCATTAAATCTACAATGTGGCAAATTAGACACACTATTTAGAAAGTTAGCTGCAGACGCAGCATTAGAAGGAATTAGTTATGTGCTCAATATTCGGAATTCTAGACATCAAGTCAGACATTAAACCTCTTCGCGAACAAGCACTAGAACTATCAAAGTTACTACGTCACCGCGGCCCAGATTGGTCAGGTATCTATACAAGTGACAATGCGATTTTAGTTCATGAACGCCTTGCTATTGTTGATGTAAATAATGGTGCACAACCGCTATACAATGAAGAAAAGACGCACGTACTTGCTGTTAATGGTGAAATTTATAACCATAAAGATTTAAAGAAAACACTGAACGTAGACTTTGAATTCCAAACAGAATCAGACTGCGAAGTGATCCTTGCGCTATATAAAGAAAAAGGCACGCAATTTTTAGATGATCTAAATGGTATTTTTGCTTTCGCTTTATATGACGAAACTGAAGACGCTTACCTGATTGGCCGTGACCATATTGGTATCATCCCACTTTATACTGGCTATGATGAACACGGTAACTTTTATGTTGCATCTGAGATGAAAGCATTAGTGCCAATTTGTACTCAAATTGAAGAGTTCCCAGCAGGCCACTACCTCTGGAGTAAAGATGGTGTAGTAACGCCTTATTACCAACGTGATTGGAAAGAATTTGATAACGTTGCACAAAATGGTGGTGATAAAAGCATTGTTAAAAAAGGTTTAGAAGATGCAGTTAAACGTCAACTAATGTGTGATGTGCCTTACGGCGTATTATTATCAGGCGGTTTGGATTCTTCTGTTATTTCTGCAATCACGCAACAGTATGCAAAGCGTCGTATCGAAGACGGTGGTAAAACTGAAGCATGGTGGCCACAACTACACTCTTTCTCTGTGGGTCTAAATGGCTCTCCAGATTTAGCGGCTGCGCAAAAAGTTGCAGATCATTTAGGTACTATCCATCACTCAATTGAGTTCACAGTGCAAGAAGGTATCGATGCATTACGTGATGTGATTTACCACATTGAAACTTACGATGTAACGACTATTCGTGCATCAACGCCAATGTACTTAATGGCACGTAAAATTAAAGCTATGGGCATTAAGATGGTTCTTTCTGGAGAAGGTGCTGATGAATTGTTCGGTGGTTACCTGTACTTCCACAAAGCGCCAAATGCTAAAGAATTCCATGAAGAGACTGTACGTAAAGTAAATAAACTACATATGTTTGATTGCTTACGAGCGAACAAGTCAATGGCAGCTTGGGGAATCGAAGCCCGTGTACCTTTCTTAGATAAAGAGTTTGTTGATGCTTCAATGCGCCTAAACCCTGAACTAAAAATGATCACTGGTGACCGAATTGAGAAAAACATCATTCGTGAAGCATTTGAAGACTTGCTACCAGAAGAAATTGTATGGCGTCAAAAAGAACAATTCTCTGATGGTGTTGGCTATTCTTGGATTGACCAACTTAAAGTGCACGTTGAAGAAGCGGTAACGGACCAAATGCTAGCAAGTGCAGCATTTAAGTTCCCAATCAACACACCAGATACGAAAGAAGGTTACTACTATCGTGCCATCTTTGAAGATCACTTCCCTGGTGACTCTGCAGCGAAATGCGTACCATTTGGTAAGTCTGTTGCTTGTTCAACTGTAGAAGCATTGGCGTGGGATGAAAGTTTCCAAAACAATGCTGATCCATCGGGTCGTGCTGCTGGTGTTCACAACGAAGCATATGAAGACTAATACGATTTAGTACTCAATAGTCATCAATCAAAACAGCACTCCGGTGCTGTTTTTTTATTTATATACGAAAACTCCTAAAAAGACTCATGCGCTTAAACACGAATACGTAAGCATAAAAAAACGCCAATACTTTAAGTATTGGCGTTTTTATTTAAAAGAAGCCCTTTATGTCATAGGACTGCTTAATCAATAAATATAAACAGTGCGTTTATTTCTCTAGAATTGCAGTTATACCTTGACCACCAGCGGCACAAATCGAGATCAAACCACGACCAGAACCTTTCTGATCAAGCAATTGTGCTAGCGTAGCGACAACACGACCGCCAGTAGCTGCAAATGGGTGACCCGTTGCTAAGCTGCTACCTTTCACGTTTAGCTTAGTCATATCAATTGAGCCAAGCGCAGCATCTAGACCTAGTTTTTCTTTACAGAATTTTTCATCTTCCCAAGCTGCTAATGTTGATAAAACTTGTGCAGCGAATGCTTCATGAATTTCATAATAATCGAAATCTTGTAATGTAAGACCTGCACGCTTAAGCATTTTTGGTACAGCATAAGCAGGCGCCATTAATAGGCCTTCTTTCTTATCCACGAAGTCGATTGCTGCCGTCTCGCCAAATGTTAGATAAGCTTGTACTGGTAAGTTGTGTGCAGCAGCCCACTCTTCACTTGCAAGTAATACAGCAGATGCGCCATCAGTAAGGTTCGTGCTGTTACCCGCCGTCATTGTGCCGTTAACTTTATCAAAACACGGCTTTAATTTAGCCAGTTTCTCAACAGTTGTGTCTGCACGTAATACATTATCTTTCGTTAGGCCAGCCATAGGTGACACTAACGTATCGAAGAAACCTTCTTCATATGCTGCAGCTAATTTTTGATGACTTGCACAAGCCAATGCATCTTGTGCTTCACGTGAGATATTCCACTCTTTCGCTGTTACTTGACAGTGATCGCCCATCGCCATTTTGGTACGCGGTTCTTTATTTGCTGGCGTTAGTGGCGCAAAGTGTTTTAGACGTAGACGAGATAGTGCTTTCAAACGTTGTTTACCCGTTTTAGCTCGATTAAGCTCAAGTA includes:
- the pykF gene encoding pyruvate kinase PykF; this encodes MKKTKIVCTIGPKTESVEKLTELVNAGMNVMRLNFSHGNFAEHSVRIQNIRQVSENLNKKIAVLLDTKGPEIRTIKLENGEDVILTVGQSFTFTTDINVVGNKDCVAVTYAGFAKDLNPGAIILVDDGLIEMEVTETTDTEVKCKVLNTGALGENKGVNLPNISVGLPALSEKDKADLAFGCEQEVDFVAASFIRKADDVREIREVLFNHGGENIQIISKIENQEGVDNFDEILAESDGIMVARGDLGVEIPVEEVIMAQKMMIKKCNKAGKVVITATQMLDSMISNPRPTRAEAGDVANAVLDGTDAVMLSGETAKGKYPVEAVSIMANICERTDNSMTSDLGANIVAKSMRITEAVCKGAVETTEKLSAPLIVVATRGGKSAKSVRKYFPKANILAITTNEKAAQQLCLTKGVSSCIVEQIDSTDEFYRKGKELALATGLAKEGDIVVMVSGALVPSGTTNTASVHQL
- a CDS encoding thioesterase family protein — protein: MTKIYHHPVQIYYEDTDHSGVVYHPNFLKYFERAREHVIDSDLLATLWNERGLGFAVYKANMTFQDGVEFAEVCDIRTSFVLDGKYKTIWRQEVWRPNSTKAAVIGDIEMVCLDKQKRLQPIPDDVLAAMNKD
- a CDS encoding acetyl-CoA C-acetyltransferase, producing the protein MTGQTIRRVAIIGGNRIPFARSNTAYSKLSNQDMLTETIRGLVVKYNLRGEQLGEVVAGAVIKHSRDFNLTREAVLSAGLAPETPCYDIQQACGTGLAAAIQVANKIALGQIEAGIAGGSDTTSDAPIAVSEGMRSVLLELNRAKTGKQRLKALSRLRLKHFAPLTPANKEPRTKMAMGDHCQVTAKEWNISREAQDALACASHQKLAAAYEEGFFDTLVSPMAGLTKDNVLRADTTVEKLAKLKPCFDKVNGTMTAGNSTNLTDGASAVLLASEEWAAAHNLPVQAYLTFGETAAIDFVDKKEGLLMAPAYAVPKMLKRAGLTLQDFDYYEIHEAFAAQVLSTLAAWEDEKFCKEKLGLDAALGSIDMTKLNVKGSSLATGHPFAATGGRVVATLAQLLDQKGSGRGLISICAAGGQGITAILEK
- a CDS encoding patatin-like phospholipase family protein; amino-acid sequence: MDSAKHKIGLVLSGGGAKGIAHLGVLKYLLEQDIRPNVIAGTSAGSMVGALYCSGLEIDDILQFFIDVKPFSWKFTRARAGFIDPAKLYPEVLKYIPEDSFEYLNPELRIVATNMLLGKEHIFKDGSVINALLASASYPLVFSPMIIDDQVYSDGGIVNHFPVSVIEDDCDKIIGVYVSPIRQVEAEELSSIKDVVLRAFTLQGSGAELDKLSQCDVQIYPEALLNYNTFATDEKSLREIYQIGYDAAKDQHDSLMELKQSFITSEVKKNVFSKWFGDKLASNGDK
- a CDS encoding VF530 family DNA-binding protein, coding for MTQINNPLHGITLENIINSLVAKYGWDGLGYYVNIRCFTENPSVKSSLKFLRKTPWARDKVEALYIKMVSED
- the lpxM gene encoding lauroyl-Kdo(2)-lipid IV(A) myristoyltransferase (LpxM is lauroyl-Kdo(2)-lipid IV(A) myristoyltransferase, an enzyme characterized in Escherichia coli and involved in biosynthesis of the form of lipid A found in that species and some closely related species.), whose product is MSDKYKPYDLSFKKTFLLPKFWPVWFGVFAIYLLAFMPVKPRDKFARFIATKLFSLKMMAKRKKVAKINLSMCFPEMDDAEQDRIIMVNLVTFCQTILSYAEPSARSRAYNRNRMIVHGGENLFPLLEQGKACILLVPHSFAIDFAGLHIASYGAPFCTMFNNSDNELFDWLMTRQRAMFGGTVYHRKAGLGALIKSLKSGESCYYLPDEDHGPKRSVFAPLFATQKATLPVMGKLAEKTDAVVVPVYAAYNESLGKFETFIRPAMQNFPSESPEQDAVMMNKEIEALINCGVDQYMWTLRLLRTRPDGKKIY
- the asnB gene encoding asparagine synthase B; this encodes MCSIFGILDIKSDIKPLREQALELSKLLRHRGPDWSGIYTSDNAILVHERLAIVDVNNGAQPLYNEEKTHVLAVNGEIYNHKDLKKTLNVDFEFQTESDCEVILALYKEKGTQFLDDLNGIFAFALYDETEDAYLIGRDHIGIIPLYTGYDEHGNFYVASEMKALVPICTQIEEFPAGHYLWSKDGVVTPYYQRDWKEFDNVAQNGGDKSIVKKGLEDAVKRQLMCDVPYGVLLSGGLDSSVISAITQQYAKRRIEDGGKTEAWWPQLHSFSVGLNGSPDLAAAQKVADHLGTIHHSIEFTVQEGIDALRDVIYHIETYDVTTIRASTPMYLMARKIKAMGIKMVLSGEGADELFGGYLYFHKAPNAKEFHEETVRKVNKLHMFDCLRANKSMAAWGIEARVPFLDKEFVDASMRLNPELKMITGDRIEKNIIREAFEDLLPEEIVWRQKEQFSDGVGYSWIDQLKVHVEEAVTDQMLASAAFKFPINTPDTKEGYYYRAIFEDHFPGDSAAKCVPFGKSVACSTVEALAWDESFQNNADPSGRAAGVHNEAYED